A single region of the Kineosporiaceae bacterium SCSIO 59966 genome encodes:
- a CDS encoding IS1380 family transposase, which yields MKPSHTIRPVFDDPNLVSSAGLVPALRLAETAGLYDLLEEVTVPSPNAAVKAACVVAGMLAGADCIDDMDLLRHGGMTKVFGGVRAPSTLGTFLRSFTHGHVQQLDKVNARLVAGLAVRVPGLLAGADTGGIATVDVDDTVREVHGYAKQGAAFGYTKQRGLNIQLATVSTPLAAPVIAGARLRSGNTASATGAGRLLAQGITTARAAGVRGRILARADSAYYGWAFVGTAIRHQAWFSVTARMTKTVTAAIASIPADAWQPIEYPDAIYDEAEQRWVSHAEVAEIPFTAFTSRRRGEHVTCRLIVRRVKRLQPFACDGTEQGELFATYRHHAFITNSTFSTIEADERHRDHAIVEQVIAELKDNALAHLPSGRYAANAAWVALAVIAFNLARATAVAADMAKARWASLRTKIIAVPARIATTARRLDLHLPRDWPWAPGWESLWTAATGPPTLATT from the coding sequence GTGAAACCTTCTCACACGATCCGGCCGGTCTTCGATGACCCGAACCTGGTGTCGTCGGCGGGCCTGGTCCCTGCGTTGCGGCTGGCCGAGACCGCCGGCCTGTACGACCTCCTGGAGGAGGTGACGGTGCCTTCGCCGAACGCTGCGGTGAAGGCGGCGTGCGTGGTGGCCGGGATGCTGGCCGGCGCGGACTGCATCGATGACATGGACCTGCTGCGGCACGGCGGGATGACGAAGGTGTTCGGTGGGGTCCGCGCGCCCTCCACGCTGGGCACGTTCCTGCGGTCGTTCACCCACGGGCACGTCCAGCAGCTCGACAAGGTCAACGCCAGGCTGGTGGCGGGCCTGGCGGTGCGGGTCCCGGGCCTGCTGGCCGGCGCGGACACCGGCGGGATCGCCACGGTCGATGTCGATGACACCGTGCGGGAGGTCCACGGCTACGCCAAGCAGGGCGCCGCGTTCGGGTACACCAAGCAGCGTGGCCTGAACATCCAGCTCGCCACGGTCTCGACCCCGCTGGCCGCGCCGGTGATCGCCGGCGCGAGGCTCCGGTCGGGGAACACCGCCTCGGCCACGGGCGCGGGCCGGCTGCTGGCCCAGGGGATCACCACCGCCCGCGCCGCTGGCGTGAGGGGCCGGATCCTGGCCCGGGCGGACTCGGCCTACTACGGGTGGGCGTTCGTCGGCACCGCGATCAGGCACCAGGCGTGGTTCTCGGTCACCGCCCGGATGACCAAGACCGTCACCGCAGCGATCGCCAGCATCCCCGCCGACGCGTGGCAGCCGATCGAGTACCCGGACGCGATCTACGACGAGGCCGAGCAGCGGTGGGTCTCCCACGCCGAGGTCGCCGAGATCCCGTTCACCGCGTTCACCTCCCGCCGCAGGGGCGAGCACGTCACCTGCCGGCTCATCGTCCGCCGCGTGAAACGCCTCCAGCCGTTCGCCTGCGATGGGACCGAGCAGGGCGAGCTGTTCGCCACCTACCGCCACCACGCCTTCATCACCAACAGCACGTTCTCGACCATCGAGGCCGACGAACGTCACCGCGACCACGCGATCGTCGAGCAGGTCATCGCCGAGCTCAAAGACAACGCCCTGGCCCACCTGCCCAGCGGACGATACGCGGCGAACGCCGCCTGGGTCGCCCTGGCAGTGATCGCGTTCAACCTGGCCCGCGCCACCGCCGTCGCAGCAGACATGGCCAAGGCCAGATGGGCCAGCCTGCGCACCAAGATCATCGCCGTCCCCGCCAGGATCGCCACCACCGCCCGCAGGCTCGACCTCCACCTGCCCCGCGACTGGCCCTGGGCACCCGGATGGGAGTCGCTGTGGACGGCCGCGACCGGCCCACCCACCCTGGCAACGACCTGA